From the genome of Vitis riparia cultivar Riparia Gloire de Montpellier isolate 1030 chromosome 2, EGFV_Vit.rip_1.0, whole genome shotgun sequence, one region includes:
- the LOC117928963 gene encoding protein WHAT'S THIS FACTOR 1 homolog, chloroplastic gives MKSLCTMFFGLHQSLESRHSKNGVFALMGRNSVQRLGSVWVQIMHISSGGRRPKKKIYHRVHELDRVMDLKKKPCLILQLKSIIQSQKHQSLLLRDLEKQVGFVHKWNFMAVIEKYPSIFRVNGGNRTPPSVELTEKAKRIADEEAEARKQMEPILVENLRKLLMMSVDCRVPLENIEFIESELGLPQDFKETLIPKYPEFFSVKDFNGRAYLQLENWDSSLAVTAREKRFARERVLDSVGHARKARVSKDGNFSGPYAFLMSYPAGFRPNMSYLEEVQRWQKMEFPSPYLNARRFEAADPKARKRVVAVLHELLSLTMEKRMTSAQLDAFHSEFLLPARLLLCLIKHHGIFYITNKGARSTVFLKEAYDGSNLIEKSPLLGFNNKFVALSGRRESNLRNGISSSHIVT, from the coding sequence ATGAAGTCTCTCTGCACCATGTTCTTTGGATTACATCAATCTCTTGAATCACGTCATAGTAAAAATGGTGTTTTTGCATTGATGGGGAGAAACTCAGTTCAGAGATTGGGTTCGGTGTGGGTGCAGATCATGCATATATCAAGTGGAGGAAGAAGACCCAAGAAGAAAATCTACCACAGAGTCCATGAACTTGATAGAGTGATGGACTTGAAGAAGAAGCCATGCTTGATTCTGCAGCTCAAGTCCATCATCCAGAGCCAAAAGCACCAGTCTCTGCTTCTGAGGGACCTCGAAAAACAAGTGGGTTTTGTTCATAAATGGAATTTCATGGCTGTCATTGAGAAGTATCCTTCAATATTCCGTGTCAATGGTGGTAATAGAACGCCCCCTTCTGTTGAGCTCACTGAAAAGGCCAAAAGGATTGCTGATGAAGAAGCTGAAGCTAGAAAGCAAATGGAGCCCATTTTGGTTGAGAATCTTAGGAAGCTTTTGATGATGTCTGTTGATTGCCGTGTGCCGcttgaaaatattgaatttatcGAATCTGAACTGGGTTTGCCTCAAGATTTCAAGGAGACATTGATTCCAAAGTACCCGGAATTTTTTTCAGTGAAGGATTTCAATGGGAGGGCCTATCTTCAATTGGAAAATTGGGATTCTTCGCTGGCAGTCACTGCCCGCGAGAAAAGGTTTGCACGTGAAAGAGTTCTAGACTCTGTTGGGCATGCCAGAAAGGCTAGAGTCTCGAAGGATGGTAACTTCTCTGGTCCGTATGCCTTTCTCATGAGTTATCCTGCCGGGTTTAGACCAAACATGAGTTATCTGGAAGAAGTCCAAAGGTGGCAGAAAATGGAGTTCCCTTCTCCATACTTGAATGCGAGGAGATTTGAAGCTGCAGATCCAAAAGCTCGGAAACGAGTTGTGGCAGTGCTTCATGAGCTCCTCAGTTTGACTATGGAGAAGAGGATGACATCTGCACAATTGGATGCATTTCATTCTGAGTTTCTGTTGCCTGCTAGATTGCTGCTTTGTTTGATTAAGCATCATGGCATCTTTTATATCACAAACAAAGGTGCAAGGAGTACCGTATTTCTTAAAGAAGCTTATGATGGATCAAATTTGATAGAAAAATCCCCTCTGCTCggatttaataataaatttgtagcACTTAGTGGTAGGAGAGAGAGCAACTTGCGCAATGGAATTTCTTCATCTCATATTGTTACATAA
- the LOC117927713 gene encoding uncharacterized protein LOC117927713, which produces MKPQSPPRQVCCFWYSSKRSGHRKKSKRSPEVSVSNMEDVNLFSVEEQEQMLKAAMQEEERITKEAQRVVTWVKQESARMDVSAVKAVINDG; this is translated from the coding sequence ATGAAGCCTCAGTCTCCACCAAGACAAGTGTGCTGTTTCTGGTACTCTTCCAAGAGAAGCGGGCACAGAAAAAAGAGCAAGAGGAGTCCTGAGGTTTCGGTATCAAACATGGAGGATGTGAACTTGTTTTCGGTTGAAGAACAAGAGCAGATGCTGAAGGCAGCGATGCAGGAGGAGGAGAGGATTACTAAGGAGGCTCAGAGGGTTGTGACCTGGGTCAAGCAAGAATCAGCTAGAATGGATGTTTCTGCAGTCAAAGCGGTTATAAATGATGGTTGA
- the LOC117927707 gene encoding uncharacterized protein LOC117927707: protein MADFSFLSDTDDSAVEEIISQANDLLILEQVAAINCSAFSDSVLPTELETRFSKLKSFPSSKNSGLRTELRTRSAKGGTGSECDDEAAVFPPSKQNPCGRLKGGFGFSPGEGDPDGKSVVFSPSKQNGGADENAMFSPGKENPEGNFSGSKRNVIFSPSKQYPDENFTGSKKNMMFSPSKQTPNSGALSSPSSDSSDFSMDSRPPPQKTGCFLCSLKSPSKKKSKKNQSWSKKDELVSDLSIFSEKSQRKILKKAMKEEEKINREAEKIVKWAKQASARMNISDIEDGLE, encoded by the coding sequence ATGGcggatttttcttttctctctgaCACTGACGACTCGGCCGTGGAAGAGATCATCTCCCAAGCCAATGATCTCTTAATTCTCGAACAAGTTGCTGCCATCAACTGCTCTGCCTTCTCTGATTCCGTTCTCCCCACTGAGCTAGAGACCCGCTTCAGCAAACTTAAATCCTTCCCATCCTCCAAAAATTCCGGTTTGAGGACTGAGCTGAGGACCCGCTCGGCCAAGGGTGGAACTGGGTCGGAGTGTGATGATGAAGCCGCAGTTTTCCCGCCTTCCAAACAGAACCCATGTGGCAGACTGAAGGGAGGTTTCGGGTTTTCGCCTGGGGAAGGGGACCCAGATGGGAAAAGTGTGGTTTTCTCGCCTTCCAAACAAAATGGGGGAGCCGACGAAAATGCCATGTTCTCGCCTGGGAAGGAAAACCCAGAGGGGAACTTTTCTGGGTCGAAGAGAAATGTGATTTTTTCGCCTTCCAAACAATACCCAGATGAGAATTTCACAGGgtcaaagaaaaatatgatgttCTCGCCATCCAAACAGACTCCAAATTCAGGCGCTCTCTCTTCCCCCTCTTCTGATTCCTCCGACTTCTCTATGGATTCTCGACCGCCCCCTCAGAAAACTGGTTGCTTCTTGTGCTCCCTTAAAAGCCCTTCCAAGAAGAAGAGCAAGAAAAATCAGAGCTGGAGCAAAAAGGATGAACTTGTATCAGATTTGAGCATTTTCTCAGAGAAATCACAGAGGAAAATTCTGAAGAAGGCCatgaaagaggaagagaaaatcAACAGAGAAGCTGAGAAAATTGTGAAGTGGGCCAAGCAGGCTTCAGCAAGAATGAATATTTCAGACATTGAAGATGGGCTTGAGTGA
- the LOC117906018 gene encoding aspartic proteinase CDR1-like, protein MEGFGVKIFFNVVVVGFLFQLLEVALARGGGFSVDLIHRDSPHSPFFDPSKTQAERLTDAFRRSVSRVGRFRPTAMTPDGIQSRIVPSAGEYLMNFSIGTPPVPVIAIVDTGSDLTWTQCRPCTHCYKQVVPLFDPKKSSTYRDSSCGTSFCLALGKDRSCRNGKKCTFMYSYADGSFTGGNLAVETLTVASTAGKPVSFPGFAFGCGHKSGGIFDKSSSGIHLQQDKFWRIRQSLRLRHRLHSASSESPDTFYYLTLEGISVGKKRLPYKGFSKKAEVEEGNIIVDSGTTYTFLPQEFYSKLEKSVANSIKGKRVRDPNGIFSLCYNTTAEINAPIITAHFKDANVKLQPLNTFMRMQEDLVCFTVAPTSDIGVLGNLAQVNFLVGFDLRKKRVSFKAADCTQH, encoded by the exons atggaaGGCTTCGGGGTGAAGATTTTCTTCAATGTTGTAGTAGTAGGGTTCTTGTTCCAACTCCTCGAGGTGGCTCTGGCCAGAGGCGGAGGCTTCAGTGTCGACCTCATCCACCGTGATTCCCCTCATTCTCCGTTCTTTGATCCTTCAAAGACTCAGGCGGAGCGGCTGACGGACGCGTTCCGCCGGTCTGTTTCTCGTGTCGGCCGCTTCAGGCCTACTGCCATGACCCCGGATGGAATTCAATCCAGGATAGTCCCGTCGGCCGGGGAATATCTCATGAATTTTTCTATCGGAACTCCACCAGTTCCGGTCATCGCCATTGTTGATACCGGCAGTGATCTCACCTGGACGCAGTGCCGGCCCTGTACCCACTGTTACAAGCAGGTTGTCCCATTATTTGACCCCAAAAAATCATCAACTTACAGAGATTCTTCCTGTGGAACAAGCTTTTGTCTGGCTCTGGGGAAGGACCGCTCATGTCgcaatggaaaaaaatgcaCATTCATGTACAGCTACGCCGATGGATCCTTTACTGGCGGAAACCTAGCAGTCGAAACGCTCACTGTCGCGTCCACCGCCGGAAAACCAGTAAGCTTTCCGGGGTTCGCGTTCGGTTGTGGGCACAAAAGTGGTGGCATATTCGATAAAAGCAGCTCTGGGATA CATCTCCAGCAGGATAAATTTTGGCGCATCCGGCAGAGTCTCCGGTTACGGCACCGTCTCCACTCCGCTAGTTCAGAAAGCCCAGATACCTTCTACTACCTCACGTTAGAAGGCATCAGTGTGGGGAAGAAGAGGTTGCCATACAAGGGCTTTTCGAAGAAGGCTGAAGTTGAAGAGGGAAACATCATCGTTGATTCCGGGACAACCTATACCTTTCTCCCCCAGGAGTTTTACAGCAAGTTGGAGAAATCTGTagcaaattccattaaagggaaacgaGTCAGAGACCCAAATGGGATTTTCAGTCTGTGCTATAACACTACAGCCGAGATAAATGCTCCTATTATTACAGCTCATTTCAAGGATGCAAATGTGAAGTTGCAGCCATTGAACACATTCATGAGAATGCAGGAGGATCTGGTTTGCTTTACAGTGGCGCCTACTTCTGATATTGGGGTCTTGGGGAACTTGGCTCAGGTGAATTTCTTGGTAGGGTTTGATCTCAGGAAGAAGAGGGTCTCTTTCAAGGCTGCTGATTGCACCCAGCATTAG